The Daphnia pulex isolate KAP4 chromosome 7, ASM2113471v1 genome includes the window gaattatttttcaattaataataatcattttttaaaataccttCTGAAGGTGCCGTCAAGTGTGAAGCATCTCCGGAGGTGCCGTAACCCAAGATTTCTGCATAAATCTTGGCTTTCCTCGATAACGCGGAATCCAATTCTTCCAAAAACAGAATACctattcaaaacaaattatattcgTGACCAACTGTCTTGTAATTGgaagaaatatataattcACCTGCTCCCTCCCCCATAACAAATCCATCTCGTTGCGTATCGAACGGTCTAGATGCTTTTTCGGGACTGTCGTTATGTTTGGTGGATAAAGCTCGTAGACGAGAGAAACCTGCCATGCTCAGCGGCGAAATACACGATTCTGTCCCTCCGCAAACCATTGCAGTAGCACCTCCGTGGCGGATAAAATTTGTGGCATCTCCTAGAAAGAGCAATTGGGCTTGGCCGATTTCTTAAATGGTAGACACGAAGCATATGTATACCTATAGAATGAGCACCAGTAGCACATGCTGTGGAAACTGAATGGTTGGGGCCGTGAAACCCATGCTTGATGCTTATTATGCCTGCAGCCATGTTGGTTAATATTCGGGGGACAAAGTAAGGGCTAATTTTGGATGGGCCTTTGTTCTTGAGAATGTTGGCAGTTTCAATTATGTATTCTAAATCAGACATCCCCATACCTACGGCAACACCTGTTCTCTTTCGAATAGCAGAAAAATCTACGATGCCAGTATCTTTAACTGCTTCGATAGAGGCTGCTAACGCAAATAGTGAAGCTGGCGACATGGTGCGAATTTCACTGGCTGCAGTGACGTACTCACTTGCGTTGAATCCAGGTACTCTAGCAGCTACTTTAGATGGAATTTTATCATACTCTGGGCTCTCAAGTTTTCGAACACCACATTTCCCAGCTAATAATGCATTCCAAACATAATTAACTCCGCAACCCAGTGGAGTAACTAGTCCTATCCCGGTCACTACAACacgtttcattttgtttactgtcGTCagtcaaaaatgaagaatCGTCTGCTAGTGTCACCAtagcaacaaagaaaaaaaaggtaaacaaagaaaaaaaaaggtaaataaagaaaaaaaagacgtatTTACGACGTGCGACAGTCCTGTAGACAGGATCTGTCTTGTCTCTGCATGTATTGAGGGTGTGCACCGTAATTAGCCCGAAAGCAATCGGTTCCCGCATGATTGCAAATGAACAATCTACGTGAAACATGTATAACAATTATAATAAAGTACTTGTTGGTCGCCTTTCTGTAAAGTGTAAACAAGTTCGACTAAATGGAGATAGGACGAAACGAGAACATTGGGAAATACAAACTATGGTATAGAGTACAAAAAGTTATACCATCTAACATCAATCTGAGGTTAGCTGCTCCATACATATTTCATTGTCTGCATTATTTGCTGCAGTTCCGTGATGAGCTTCGTGTTGCTTGTTCAAAGTTTTGCCACAGCAAGGACATTCACGAATTGGAGATCTAACTGCTGATTTCAGTTTCTAGTGACaagaaaacctttttgttAAAATGGATTTCATGATTAGTTTTGTTTAAAGTTACCTCAATTATGTTGTTTCCTTTCGCTTTAACAACTGCAATAACTGCTAGTATAGGAATGGCTAATAGAGACAAGGAGGAAATCGCCCAACCCATCCCTATACTCCACCCAGGGAATATGTACTGACCCTTATTATAAGTTGGAGGTTCATAATCCGCAAGACTAAAAATCCAAATAGCCATAATCAGGCAAGGTGCAGCCACCATCCAACAACCTCTTATATAGAAATTGGGTAGTTCGCCTGTCATATCTCGAACATTGCGGGCTAGCCTATTTGCGCCATACACCCAAACAATTGCTATGACTTCAAAGAAAGCAATGTACATCAAAGAAATTGCGGCAGCGTAGTAATCGATCAGCGTGAAAAAGTATATTCCACcctagaaaaataaaccaaacacactgatttaaaaaaaaagtatcaataaatcaaataataacgaCTTATCATACTTGCATAACGTTGGGGAGTCCGCATAAAAATGACACGAAACACACCAGCAATACTAGAACTTCGTGTCGCTTTAAGTGGAGGCGAATCCATCTGCCGTAAGCATCTTTGATT containing:
- the LOC124198164 gene encoding 3-oxoacyl-[acyl-carrier-protein] synthase, mitochondrial-like encodes the protein MKRVVVTGIGLVTPLGCGVNYVWNALLAGKCGVRKLESPEYDKIPSKVAARVPGFNASEYVTAASEIRTMSPASLFALAASIEAVKDTGIVDFSAIRKRTGVAVGMGMSDLEYIIETANILKNKGPSKISPYFVPRILTNMAAGIISIKHGFHGPNHSVSTACATGAHSIGDATNFIRHGGATAMVCGGTESCISPLSMAGFSRLRALSTKHNDSPEKASRPFDTQRDGFVMGEGAGILFLEELDSALSRKAKIYAEILGYGTSGDASHLTAPSEEGTGAIQAMQNALDDARLSAEQVGYVNAHATSTPLGDAIEVRAINKVFSLSSQKQPWVSSMKGSLGHGQGAAGAIETILAILSIHHSTLPPNINLETPDPSMVDLVRFTPSHPLPWSLESGQNRRILLKNSFGFGGTNASLCIASFSP